One segment of Mesoaciditoga lauensis cd-1655R = DSM 25116 DNA contains the following:
- a CDS encoding carbohydrate ABC transporter permease — protein MKKKDKILGIAVVSPTIVAIAIFVYGFISLTIRSSFSNWNSFSSLLRGVYKFVGFRNYHRIFMDWRFQTDLWNTLFFTLLFMFGAMALGVLLALLLDRGLKGSRIFQNIFLFPMALAFVVTGTTWGWIFNPGDFPKDPAGINLLFHKLGLSGLEWGWYTTTSHLGPFNLALIPVAIAAIWQLSGYTMAMYLAGLRSIPDSILEAAKVDGATPWQIFWKVKFPLLKPITLSAMIILGHISLKIFDLIYAMTGSGPNNVTDVPAVYMFELTFRSNRYALGSSISIIMLLMVAAVIIPYLVSSMKKEA, from the coding sequence ATGAAGAAGAAAGACAAGATTCTAGGAATAGCGGTGGTTTCGCCAACCATTGTGGCAATAGCGATATTCGTGTACGGATTCATATCTTTGACGATAAGATCGTCTTTTTCCAATTGGAACAGTTTTTCCAGTTTGCTAAGGGGTGTGTACAAATTCGTAGGATTTAGAAATTATCATAGGATTTTTATGGATTGGAGATTCCAAACGGACTTATGGAACACCCTTTTCTTCACGCTTCTTTTCATGTTTGGAGCCATGGCATTAGGAGTGTTGCTGGCGTTGCTCTTGGATAGAGGCTTAAAGGGCTCCAGAATATTTCAAAATATTTTCCTTTTCCCAATGGCTTTGGCTTTTGTCGTAACAGGCACGACGTGGGGATGGATATTCAATCCTGGGGACTTCCCTAAAGATCCAGCTGGCATAAACCTTCTCTTTCACAAATTGGGACTTTCAGGATTGGAATGGGGTTGGTACACGACAACCTCTCATTTAGGGCCTTTTAACCTGGCACTCATTCCCGTTGCCATTGCAGCCATTTGGCAGTTGTCTGGATACACTATGGCCATGTACTTGGCGGGGCTGCGAAGCATTCCCGATTCCATTTTGGAAGCGGCAAAAGTAGATGGTGCAACACCATGGCAGATCTTTTGGAAGGTGAAATTTCCACTTTTAAAACCCATAACCCTAAGTGCGATGATCATACTCGGACATATCTCTTTGAAGATATTCGATCTTATATACGCCATGACAGGCAGTGGGCCTAACAACGTAACGGATGTCCCAGCCGTTTACATGTTTGAATTAACATTCCGGTCAAATAGGTATGCGTTAGGTTCTTCCATTTCGATCATAATGCTCTTAATGGTTGCGGCCGTTATAATTCCATATTTGGTTTCTTCGATGAAAAAGGAGGCTTGA
- the surE gene encoding 5'/3'-nucleotidase SurE — MKVLITNDDGIMSEGIEILAKEISKIADVLVVAPDVERSATGHAITIRNPLWAKEVKFGEKFFGYAVNGTPADCVKLGVQAISKKDEKIDLVLSGVNKGANLGTDVMYSGTVSGALEGAMMGVPSMAISSCSTSNPNFISAAKVAVALVKNMNLKDFPEFSSLNVNVPAISYDEIKGYKLTRQSKRRFQDFFEARKDPFGNTYYWMLGEIIEDDPGEDADYYAVENGYVSVTPLTIFHNNFEFMEKLKNHPFFKS; from the coding sequence ATGAAGGTGCTTATCACAAATGATGATGGTATAATGTCAGAGGGAATAGAGATATTGGCAAAAGAGATATCTAAAATAGCCGATGTGCTTGTGGTAGCCCCAGATGTGGAAAGAAGCGCAACAGGACATGCCATAACGATAAGAAACCCTTTATGGGCGAAAGAAGTGAAATTCGGAGAAAAATTTTTTGGCTATGCCGTGAACGGGACACCTGCTGATTGTGTTAAATTGGGAGTTCAAGCCATATCAAAAAAAGATGAAAAGATAGATCTTGTTCTCAGCGGCGTAAACAAAGGAGCAAATTTAGGTACGGATGTCATGTACTCAGGAACGGTATCCGGGGCTTTGGAAGGTGCCATGATGGGAGTACCATCAATGGCAATTTCGAGCTGCTCAACTTCAAATCCCAATTTTATTTCGGCGGCAAAGGTAGCAGTTGCACTTGTCAAAAACATGAACTTGAAAGATTTCCCTGAATTCTCTTCTTTAAACGTGAATGTTCCAGCTATTTCGTATGACGAGATAAAAGGTTATAAACTCACGAGACAATCAAAAAGGCGCTTTCAAGATTTCTTTGAAGCGCGCAAAGATCCGTTTGGTAACACCTACTATTGGATGCTAGGAGAGATAATAGAAGACGATCCGGGAGAAGATGCTGATTATTATGCAGTGGAAAATGGATATGTGTCTGTTACACCTTTAACCATTTTTCACAACAATTTTGAATTTATGGAAAAATTGAAGAACCACCCCTTTTTCAAATCATAG
- a CDS encoding MFS transporter has translation MRWRFYLLEFSIYIPMAFFIFIGSYFNQLHFSDFQNGLLGSISAVILLFSNPFWMNIADKRVKNKVLIFLSFASTVLIWGIFIFKTFWLVLFASLAVGFLWTSIVPVAESISAKYSEELGFSFGKARMMGSIGFSAIMLMIGYVKNDFYFFTIGSLSFIIIGIISFFIPQTKGYNVGKKLHFSFRGFPLAFYKMLILDILVLSSNMFGLYFLPILMKSRGYPVSFAGIAISLQALIEIPFLFFADRILNFLGIKRTLVIASFLFGIRWILTWALSNPLAVISIQLLEFFNWIAVYYVILQYVNLKISPSRRSDAHAIFWMTTSGFSVIFGSIFGGWLANTFGVSNAYLFFGILALSASIVYWFTEKPLSD, from the coding sequence ATGCGCTGGAGGTTTTATCTTTTAGAATTCTCTATTTACATACCAATGGCTTTCTTCATCTTCATTGGAAGTTACTTCAACCAGCTTCATTTTTCCGATTTCCAAAATGGACTTCTTGGCAGCATCTCAGCCGTCATCTTGCTTTTTTCTAATCCTTTTTGGATGAACATTGCAGACAAAAGAGTCAAAAACAAAGTGCTGATCTTTCTATCATTTGCAAGTACTGTTTTGATTTGGGGAATTTTTATCTTCAAAACGTTCTGGCTTGTTCTTTTTGCAAGCCTCGCTGTGGGTTTTTTATGGACATCTATAGTTCCAGTGGCGGAATCCATATCCGCCAAGTATTCTGAGGAGCTTGGTTTTTCTTTTGGTAAAGCCCGTATGATGGGATCGATAGGATTTTCAGCCATCATGTTGATGATCGGATACGTTAAAAACGATTTTTACTTCTTTACAATCGGTTCACTTTCGTTCATAATTATAGGAATAATTTCGTTTTTCATTCCCCAAACGAAAGGATACAACGTTGGAAAAAAACTGCATTTTTCTTTTAGAGGATTTCCACTGGCATTTTACAAAATGCTTATCCTCGACATATTGGTACTTTCTTCAAACATGTTTGGGCTTTATTTTTTGCCAATTCTAATGAAATCCAGAGGATATCCCGTCTCTTTTGCAGGCATTGCCATATCTCTACAGGCGCTCATCGAAATACCGTTTCTCTTTTTTGCCGACAGAATTTTGAATTTTTTAGGGATCAAACGAACGCTCGTAATAGCTTCATTTTTGTTCGGGATCCGATGGATACTAACCTGGGCGTTAAGTAACCCGCTTGCCGTGATAAGCATCCAGCTCTTAGAATTTTTTAACTGGATCGCGGTTTATTACGTCATCCTACAATACGTGAATTTGAAGATATCCCCCTCGCGACGCTCCGACGCCCATGCCATCTTCTGGATGACAACAAGTGGCTTTTCAGTGATATTTGGTTCCATCTTTGGAGGGTGGTTAGCCAACACATTTGGTGTATCCAACGCGTATCTGTTCTTTGGAATTCTAGCTCTTTCCGCATCTATCGTTTATTGGTTCACCGAGAAGCCACTAAGTGATTAA
- a CDS encoding carbohydrate ABC transporter permease, with the protein MKMKWSTVLAYSALIAAAIFYLTPIYVLLVTALKPLKDVSVSTMWNLPIHFSSGGFAGAFQKLWPNMKNSFILVIPATLISAFLGSINGYVFSKVRFRGDNLIFTLILFGMFIPYQSILFPLIQFLQKIHLYGSIGGLIFANTVYGLPITTLIFRNYYMDVPNELIEAAHIDGTGIFGAYWRVLVPLSIPAFVVVVIWQFTNIWNEFLFAVTVTSDPTKQPITVALVNLAGSQVVEWNVQMAGALLAALPTLLVYILLGKYFIRGLLAGSVKG; encoded by the coding sequence ATGAAAATGAAATGGTCTACAGTTCTGGCTTATTCCGCTTTGATTGCAGCCGCCATTTTCTATCTCACGCCAATTTACGTTCTACTAGTTACAGCTTTGAAGCCTCTGAAAGATGTGAGCGTCTCCACCATGTGGAACCTACCCATTCATTTTTCTTCAGGTGGATTTGCCGGGGCATTCCAAAAATTATGGCCAAATATGAAAAACAGTTTCATATTGGTTATACCCGCAACTTTGATATCCGCATTTTTGGGCTCGATAAACGGATACGTCTTTTCAAAAGTGAGATTTCGTGGGGATAATCTGATCTTCACTTTAATTCTTTTTGGAATGTTTATTCCGTATCAAAGCATCTTGTTTCCTCTTATACAATTCTTACAGAAGATACATCTTTACGGCTCGATAGGTGGACTGATATTTGCCAATACAGTATACGGTCTTCCAATAACCACTTTGATATTCAGAAACTACTACATGGATGTCCCCAATGAGCTGATAGAAGCGGCACATATAGATGGAACAGGCATATTTGGAGCTTATTGGCGAGTGTTGGTTCCACTTTCCATACCAGCCTTTGTCGTCGTTGTGATCTGGCAGTTTACCAACATATGGAATGAATTCCTTTTCGCCGTAACAGTAACGAGCGATCCGACCAAGCAGCCTATAACCGTTGCGCTGGTGAATCTTGCAGGAAGTCAAGTTGTAGAATGGAACGTTCAAATGGCAGGCGCTTTACTGGCCGCACTTCCCACTTTGCTAGTTTACATACTTCTCGGGAAATATTTCATCAGAGGTTTGCTTGCGGGCTCTGTTAAGGGATAG